In the genome of Tautonia marina, one region contains:
- a CDS encoding Spy/CpxP family protein refolding chaperone, which translates to MQGGLVQILSMPPVIDELGLSEEQTEKIRGIADQLRNDMMSRMREARAEFGDLGPDARRERFEEMTRTLDESAQEKLKDVLKPDQMTRLHQVQVQLQGVQAFANPRVKESLNLDEEQQSKLSELIESYRAESQTLMENAREAEQRGEIMRQMMELRRETLDNAMSLLSDDQKASWKELAGEPFQMGPRAGGRGGFGPGGRQGPGGRPGPGGRPGAGGPPNDR; encoded by the coding sequence ATGCAGGGGGGATTGGTTCAGATTCTCTCGATGCCGCCCGTCATTGACGAACTGGGGCTTTCCGAGGAGCAGACGGAAAAGATTCGAGGTATCGCTGATCAATTGCGTAACGACATGATGAGCCGGATGCGCGAAGCCCGGGCTGAATTCGGCGACCTCGGTCCGGACGCCCGTCGTGAACGCTTCGAAGAGATGACCCGAACACTGGACGAATCCGCCCAGGAAAAGCTCAAGGATGTGCTGAAACCCGATCAGATGACCCGCCTCCATCAGGTCCAGGTCCAGTTGCAAGGCGTCCAGGCGTTTGCCAACCCAAGAGTCAAGGAATCACTGAACCTGGATGAAGAGCAGCAGTCAAAACTTTCCGAGCTGATCGAATCCTACCGCGCGGAGAGTCAAACACTGATGGAGAACGCAAGGGAGGCCGAGCAGCGTGGCGAGATCATGCGACAAATGATGGAACTCCGACGCGAAACGCTCGACAACGCAATGTCGCTTCTCTCTGACGATCAGAAGGCTTCCTGGAAGGAACTGGCCGGCGAGCCCTTCCAGATGGGTCCCAGAGCGGGCGGTCGAGGTGGTTTTGGGCCGGGTGGACGCCAGGGTCCTGGTGGCCGACCTGGCCCCGGGGGTCGCCCTGGTGCAGGCGGTCCTCCAAACGATCGTTGA
- the recJ gene encoding single-stranded-DNA-specific exonuclease RecJ, with translation MSHRWHLRPSDPAQVNWFAKETRVPPLVAQILLNRKINDPEKARDYLEVRRKKLHDPELLPGVVDAAERIVRAIEQNRKIVIYGDYDVDGVCGTSILWSCLRLAGARDVEYYIPRRVEEGYGLNGEALNRIASELAGQVVVTVDCGITSVREAKLARSLGIELIVTDHHTIGPDLPEADVLVHPRLPGGGYPFGELCGAGVAFKLAWQVCKSFGDGKRASPHLRDFLLGAFGLVALATVADMVPLEDENRIFVRYGLDTIQADPSLGLTALMRVANCFGKKKLTTGSVGFGLAPRINAAGRLECAMMAVDMLTTSDPTRAETLAQELDACNRRRQEIEHTIVSEARQMVDALGGLGDRGAVVLGHPKWHPGVIGIVAGRLAELYHRPSIVMALRDDLCQGSGRSIPGFDLYDAIRSCSDGLLGFGGHRAAAGLRMKPSDFPSFAERFDLHCRGALTEEQKHRRLDIDAEVRLADLSLKIVEWIEALEPYGIGNPRPILSTTGVRIMGQPRIVGERKNHVQLRLSQNGTTVKAIAWNMAERLGSLAAGTECAVAFLPSINEWNGRREVQLEIRDVQVGTGGEQTHARSA, from the coding sequence ATGTCACACCGTTGGCATCTTCGACCAAGTGACCCGGCTCAGGTGAACTGGTTCGCCAAGGAAACCCGCGTCCCTCCACTGGTCGCCCAAATTCTCCTGAACCGAAAAATCAACGATCCCGAGAAGGCCAGAGACTACCTGGAAGTCCGGCGGAAGAAACTGCACGACCCCGAGTTGCTGCCCGGTGTGGTCGACGCTGCCGAGCGGATCGTCCGGGCCATCGAACAGAATCGAAAGATCGTGATCTACGGAGATTACGATGTTGACGGGGTTTGTGGTACGAGCATTCTCTGGTCCTGCCTCCGTCTGGCTGGTGCCAGAGACGTTGAGTACTACATCCCGAGACGGGTCGAGGAGGGATACGGCCTCAACGGTGAGGCCCTGAACCGAATTGCCTCCGAACTTGCGGGGCAGGTCGTCGTAACCGTCGATTGTGGGATCACCTCGGTCAGGGAAGCGAAGCTCGCTCGCTCTCTGGGAATCGAACTGATCGTCACCGATCACCACACAATCGGTCCCGACCTTCCTGAGGCGGATGTACTGGTTCATCCCCGCTTACCGGGCGGCGGGTATCCCTTCGGAGAACTTTGCGGCGCGGGTGTCGCGTTTAAACTGGCCTGGCAGGTTTGTAAAAGCTTCGGTGACGGCAAGAGGGCCTCTCCCCATCTCCGAGACTTCCTGCTCGGAGCGTTCGGTCTCGTTGCGCTGGCCACCGTGGCAGACATGGTTCCGCTCGAAGACGAAAATCGGATCTTCGTCCGATATGGCCTGGACACGATTCAGGCTGACCCCTCACTTGGGCTGACTGCCTTGATGCGGGTCGCCAACTGTTTTGGAAAGAAAAAATTAACCACCGGGAGTGTCGGCTTTGGCCTGGCCCCTCGAATCAACGCGGCCGGCAGACTTGAATGCGCCATGATGGCCGTGGACATGCTAACGACCTCTGACCCGACCCGAGCCGAGACGCTGGCTCAGGAACTCGACGCTTGCAACCGAAGACGCCAGGAGATCGAACACACGATCGTCTCCGAAGCTCGACAAATGGTCGATGCGCTCGGAGGCCTCGGAGATCGAGGAGCGGTTGTGCTCGGACATCCCAAGTGGCATCCCGGAGTCATCGGCATTGTCGCGGGCCGGCTTGCCGAGTTGTACCACCGCCCGAGTATCGTCATGGCGCTGCGAGACGACCTTTGCCAGGGATCGGGACGATCCATTCCAGGCTTCGATCTCTACGACGCAATCCGATCCTGTTCCGACGGTCTCCTCGGTTTTGGAGGGCACCGCGCTGCCGCCGGTTTGCGGATGAAACCTTCCGATTTCCCATCGTTCGCCGAGCGGTTCGACTTGCATTGTCGAGGCGCCTTGACCGAGGAACAGAAACACCGCCGCCTCGACATCGACGCTGAGGTTCGCCTGGCCGACCTGAGCCTCAAGATTGTGGAGTGGATCGAGGCTCTGGAACCCTACGGTATTGGCAACCCTCGTCCGATCCTCTCCACGACCGGAGTCCGGATCATGGGACAACCGCGAATCGTGGGAGAACGCAAGAACCACGTCCAGCTGCGTCTTTCCCAGAACGGCACGACCGTCAAGGCGATCGCTTGGAATATGGCCGAACGGCTCGGCTCACTGGCAGCCGGTACCGAATGCGCAGTGGCGTTTCTTCCATCGATCAACGAATGGAATGGGCGTCGAGAGGTTCAACTGGAAATCCGCGACGTTCAGGTCGGCACTGGCGGAGAACAGACTCATGCCCGATCAGCCTGA
- a CDS encoding protein-L-isoaspartate(D-aspartate) O-methyltransferase: MPDQPDPRALELVNHLRQRGISDANVLDALLSIPRDRFVPESIQSNAWDDRALPIGCDQTISQPFMVALMTQELALTGSEKVLEIGTGSGYQTAVLAKLSREVFTVERHKALSEAARKLLEGQLQLSNLRFRVGDGTIGWPEEAPFDRILVTAAAPELPETLLNQLAEGGRIVVPIGSESQQQLHVVDRRNGEPVHFHSVSCRFVPLVGEHGWKVRD; the protein is encoded by the coding sequence ATGCCCGATCAGCCTGATCCGCGAGCACTCGAGTTGGTCAACCATCTCCGGCAACGGGGCATCTCTGATGCGAACGTCCTCGATGCCCTGTTGAGCATCCCTCGTGATCGATTTGTCCCGGAATCGATCCAATCGAATGCCTGGGACGATCGCGCATTGCCGATCGGCTGCGATCAGACCATCAGTCAGCCGTTCATGGTTGCGTTGATGACTCAGGAGCTTGCTCTGACGGGTTCCGAAAAAGTTCTCGAAATTGGGACCGGTAGTGGATATCAAACCGCCGTACTCGCGAAACTCTCACGTGAGGTGTTCACCGTCGAGCGGCACAAGGCCCTTTCCGAAGCGGCTCGCAAGCTGCTCGAAGGTCAGCTTCAGCTCTCGAATCTGCGATTTCGGGTCGGAGACGGTACGATCGGATGGCCGGAGGAAGCTCCGTTCGACCGAATTCTCGTGACAGCGGCAGCCCCCGAGCTCCCCGAGACGCTGTTGAATCAACTGGCCGAAGGGGGACGGATTGTGGTCCCGATCGGATCGGAATCCCAGCAACAGCTTCATGTTGTCGACCGCAGGAACGGTGAACCCGTTCACTTCCATTCCGTCTCCTGCCGGTTCGTCCCCCTCGTCGGTGAGCACGGTTGGAAGGTTCGAGACTGA
- a CDS encoding polysaccharide biosynthesis/export family protein, translating into MDRTRTARWRLPWVVPLLALIACGCQTVRTPEEKIAQSNLPRELEKTSMPEYVVEPPDLIRIEVLEALPGRPITGERLVRPDGKVSLDFYGEIYVAGLTVSEVKEKVIIHLRQFLTDEALGLIELNPDTLEYERIPPKESNRIFVDISSYNSKVYYIQGDVIQPGRLVLTGNETVLDAINYAGGLLPTAATQNIRLVRPAPPGACCAQVLPVNLAAIVNAGDTTTNYQLMPGDRIVVYRDPIVRTSVFLNRIAEPFFTVVNGIQIYSFASQSLRFLNIPLQGQQTTSGILPNPANPALGVR; encoded by the coding sequence ATGGATCGCACACGGACGGCTCGATGGCGGCTGCCCTGGGTCGTGCCGCTGCTCGCCCTGATCGCCTGCGGATGTCAGACGGTCAGGACGCCCGAGGAAAAGATTGCCCAGAGCAATCTTCCAAGGGAACTTGAAAAAACCTCGATGCCAGAATATGTGGTTGAGCCGCCGGATTTGATCCGAATCGAGGTGCTCGAAGCATTACCTGGCCGACCGATCACAGGTGAACGTCTCGTTCGGCCTGACGGAAAGGTTTCGCTCGATTTCTACGGCGAAATTTACGTGGCCGGCTTGACCGTGTCTGAGGTCAAAGAAAAGGTCATCATTCACCTCAGGCAATTTCTGACGGACGAAGCCCTCGGGTTGATTGAGCTGAATCCCGACACGCTCGAATACGAACGGATCCCTCCAAAAGAGTCAAATCGTATTTTTGTCGACATCTCCTCGTATAATAGCAAAGTTTATTATATTCAGGGAGATGTGATTCAGCCGGGCCGCTTAGTGTTGACCGGCAACGAAACCGTGCTCGATGCCATCAACTACGCGGGGGGATTGCTCCCCACCGCTGCGACTCAAAACATTCGCCTGGTGAGACCAGCTCCTCCGGGAGCGTGTTGTGCCCAGGTGTTGCCGGTGAACCTCGCGGCGATTGTGAACGCAGGCGACACCACAACGAATTATCAATTAATGCCGGGCGATCGAATTGTCGTCTATCGTGACCCGATTGTTCGGACCAGCGTGTTCCTGAATCGGATTGCCGAACCGTTCTTTACGGTGGTCAATGGTATCCAGATTTACTCCTTCGCATCTCAGAGCTTGAGATTCCTGAACATTCCGCTCCAGGGACAGCAGACCACGAGTGGGATTCTCCCGAATCCCGCCAATCCGGCCCTTGGGGTTCGCTAA
- a CDS encoding MBL fold metallo-hydrolase, whose product MVERRFVFPGVIELNVQARRRLGVNIYLIDGGNEYILIDVGFLDELGDVLELIRQMNYSLSACKMIVATHADADHTQGLARARELMKCPVVAHPKSVAPLESGDEVTTYARIDAQNIHIPMPPCKVDRTIDEGDILEVGDKRLEVWSTPGHTAGQLAFRMGELLFSGDNIFRDGSVGVIDAHHGSNLPDFVKSLRRIREADVEFLLPSHGPIFRKDITLIDATIARLETYMHLADFGTCAVDWPLLDEWEEELASGKLPV is encoded by the coding sequence ATGGTCGAGCGACGTTTTGTCTTTCCCGGTGTGATTGAGCTCAATGTACAGGCTCGCAGGCGACTGGGGGTCAACATTTATCTCATTGACGGTGGTAATGAGTACATCCTGATCGACGTAGGGTTTCTTGATGAACTGGGAGACGTTCTGGAATTGATTCGACAGATGAACTACAGCCTGTCGGCCTGCAAAATGATCGTTGCGACCCATGCGGACGCGGATCACACGCAAGGGCTTGCCCGCGCTCGAGAACTCATGAAGTGTCCGGTTGTCGCTCACCCGAAATCTGTGGCCCCGCTCGAATCGGGCGACGAGGTTACGACCTACGCCCGAATCGATGCGCAAAACATTCATATTCCGATGCCTCCCTGCAAGGTGGATCGAACGATTGACGAGGGAGACATCCTTGAGGTTGGTGACAAACGCCTGGAAGTCTGGAGTACACCGGGTCATACCGCCGGACAACTGGCGTTTCGGATGGGGGAGTTGCTGTTCTCGGGTGACAATATCTTCCGAGACGGCAGTGTCGGTGTGATTGATGCGCACCACGGATCAAACCTCCCGGATTTCGTGAAAAGCCTTCGGAGAATTCGGGAGGCCGATGTGGAGTTCCTCCTCCCATCACACGGTCCGATCTTCCGGAAGGACATCACCCTGATTGACGCGACCATTGCCCGGTTGGAAACGTATATGCACCTGGCAGACTTCGGCACCTGCGCCGTCGATTGGCCATTGCTCGACGAGTGGGAGGAGGAACTCGCCTCGGGCAAGCTCCCTGTCTGA
- a CDS encoding c-type cytochrome — MPRFAFEPGEAEAIGDYLREFDRVVLDQPAEPNPITLGTDVGISLLGRQGFGCLSCHVLDGKVPPGGEAETLGPDLALAHRRMSKTYFDRWLSDPQRIIPGTAMPQFLLPAPGVEGTVHEQLGAVWEALGDPRLVESASTATRQFLVRQGDRAQVVRDMIVPEETPRAYYPRGLAIGLKGDRSVLFDTDRLSWIQWWDEGFLSRTKEGRLWEWHPEGRRLWVAQDELPPVLLRQADGRVLLPELRRDRFGSFEEMTFEGNGVRLRYELHFAERPGLQVTEVIDPTQDGWRRRVEVENVPDEMTPFILAVAGESWSLEEDRLVTDREGLIEVRIEHSGTGLRVGDDPMLPHSILVEPQEEGDGTWVGSLRVVVRSKE, encoded by the coding sequence ATGCCTCGCTTTGCCTTCGAACCTGGAGAGGCCGAGGCGATTGGTGACTATCTCAGAGAATTTGATCGAGTCGTTCTGGATCAGCCTGCTGAGCCAAACCCGATCACCCTGGGAACCGATGTGGGAATTTCCTTGCTCGGTCGCCAGGGGTTCGGGTGTTTGTCCTGTCACGTTCTCGATGGAAAGGTTCCGCCGGGAGGGGAGGCGGAAACGCTTGGGCCGGATCTGGCATTGGCCCACCGTAGGATGTCGAAAACCTATTTCGATCGCTGGCTCAGTGATCCCCAGCGCATCATTCCGGGGACGGCGATGCCTCAGTTCCTTCTGCCCGCGCCCGGCGTGGAGGGGACCGTTCATGAGCAGCTCGGAGCGGTTTGGGAAGCGCTTGGCGACCCGCGACTCGTCGAGTCCGCGTCAACAGCAACCCGACAGTTTCTTGTTCGACAGGGAGATCGAGCCCAGGTTGTCAGGGACATGATCGTTCCCGAGGAAACCCCCCGAGCCTATTATCCACGGGGCCTGGCAATCGGGCTCAAGGGGGATCGATCGGTCCTGTTCGACACTGATCGGTTAAGCTGGATTCAGTGGTGGGATGAAGGATTCCTCTCTCGAACCAAGGAAGGGCGCCTCTGGGAGTGGCACCCGGAAGGGCGACGCCTCTGGGTGGCTCAGGATGAGTTGCCTCCCGTCCTGTTGCGGCAGGCCGACGGGCGCGTTCTGCTTCCCGAGTTGAGGCGCGATCGGTTCGGTTCCTTTGAGGAAATGACCTTCGAGGGGAACGGAGTGCGTTTGCGATACGAACTTCATTTTGCAGAGCGACCGGGTCTGCAAGTGACCGAAGTGATCGATCCCACACAAGACGGTTGGCGGCGCAGGGTTGAAGTGGAGAACGTCCCCGACGAGATGACCCCCTTCATCCTCGCCGTTGCGGGAGAGTCCTGGTCGTTGGAGGAAGATCGCCTCGTGACTGATCGAGAGGGGTTGATTGAGGTGCGCATCGAGCATTCCGGAACTGGGCTCAGGGTTGGTGACGATCCCATGCTTCCCCATTCGATCCTGGTCGAACCGCAAGAGGAGGGTGATGGCACCTGGGTTGGATCGCTTCGGGTCGTGGTGCGGTCCAAGGAGTAA